CAATTTTGTAAACAATTTTACATAACTTCTCAAGGCTCACCCCTCTAAAAGGTAGTAAAATTAACCCTTAGCCAGCTCCTTGTGGTTGGCATGTTTTTTGCAAAATAACTCACAGGAGGTTAAAGCATGAAAAAGGTGGAAGCCATAATCAAGCCCTTTAAACTGGACGAGGTCAAGGATGCCCTTGTGGAGATAGGCATAGGCGGTATGACGGTTACAGAGGTTCGTGGCTTTGGTCAACAAAAGGGACACACGGAGATATACCGTGGCACAGAGTATGTCATTGACTTTCTGCCCAAGGTTAAGATTGAGGTGATAGTGAGGGATGAGGACGTGGAAAAGGTGGTGGAGACTATAATGAAAACCGCCCAAACAGGTAGGGTGGGAGATGGAAAGATATTCATAATACCCGTTGAGGACGTGATAAGGATTAGGACGGGTGAAAGAGGAGAACAGGCAATTTAGAAACTTTATAAAGGAGGTTTAAACATGCCCAAGTATTCACCGGCTGAGGTGCTAAGCCTCATCGAGCAGGAAGGGGTCCAGTATGTGGACCTAAGGTTTTCTGACCTCTTTGGTCAGTGGCAACATCTTACCATCCCAGCCTATGAGCTGTCTTTGGATACCTTTGAGGAAGGTAGAGGCTTTGACGGTTCATCCATAAGGGGATGGCAGTCTATCAACGAGTCCGATATGATAGCTATCCCAGACCCTACTACCGCCTTTATTGACCCCTTTATGGAGCCAAAGACTTTGGTGATGATATGCGATATCTATGACCCTATAACAAGAGAGAGGTATGGTAGGGATACTCGCTATATTGCTCAAAAGGCAGAGCAATACCTAAAACAGACAGGTATAGGAGATACCGCATACTTTGGACCAGAGGCGGAGTTTTTCATCTTTGACTCTGTGGAGTTTGGAACTTCTGCCAATTATGCCTTTTGGAGGATAGACTCAGAGGAAGGATGGTGGAACAGAGAAATAACCTCTTCTGGCTACAAAATACCACACAAAAGGGGATACTTCCCAGTGCCACCTTTGGATAAAACACACGAGCTAAGGAACGAAATGGTCTCTATAATGTCCCAGCTTGGCATAGTGGTAGAGCTTCACCACCACGAGGTTGCCACCGCAGGTCAAGGAGAGATAGACATTCGTTATGACTCTTTGGTAAATCAGGCAGACAAACTATTCCTTTACAAGTATGTAGTGCGTATGGTTGCCCACAAGTATGGAAAGTTTGCCACCTTTATGCCGAAGGTTTTACCTAACGATAATGGCTCGGGTATGCACACCCACTTCTCTATATGGAAGGAAGGTCAAAACCTCTTTGCAGGTTCTGAGTATGCAGGTCTTTCTGAATTAGCCCTATATGCAATAGGTGGCATCCTCAAGCATGGACCTGCCCTTACCGCTTTTACGAACCCCACTATAAATTCCTACCACAGGCTTGTGCCAGGCTTTGAAGCCCCCGTAAGGCTCGCCTATTCCGCAAGAAACAGGTCTGCTGCCATAAGGATACCCATGTATTCCGCATCACCAAAGGCGAAGAGAATAGAAATTCGCTTCCCAGACGCCACTTGCAACCCTTATCTTGCCTTTTCCGCCATACTCATGGCAGCAATAGACGGTATAGAAAACCGCATACACCCCGGAGAGCCCTTTGACAAGGACATATACTCCCTACCACCAGAGGAGCTAAAAGACATACCACAGCTACCCGGCTCACTGGAAGAATCCCTCAAGGCTCTTGAAAACGACTACGAGTTTCTCCTAAAGGGTGGGGTGTTTACGGAGGAGCTTATAGAGACATG
The genomic region above belongs to Aquificaceae bacterium and contains:
- the glnB gene encoding nitrogen regulator P-II GlnB yields the protein MKKVEAIIKPFKLDEVKDALVEIGIGGMTVTEVRGFGQQKGHTEIYRGTEYVIDFLPKVKIEVIVRDEDVEKVVETIMKTAQTGRVGDGKIFIIPVEDVIRIRTGERGEQAI
- the glnA gene encoding type I glutamate--ammonia ligase gives rise to the protein MPKYSPAEVLSLIEQEGVQYVDLRFSDLFGQWQHLTIPAYELSLDTFEEGRGFDGSSIRGWQSINESDMIAIPDPTTAFIDPFMEPKTLVMICDIYDPITRERYGRDTRYIAQKAEQYLKQTGIGDTAYFGPEAEFFIFDSVEFGTSANYAFWRIDSEEGWWNREITSSGYKIPHKRGYFPVPPLDKTHELRNEMVSIMSQLGIVVELHHHEVATAGQGEIDIRYDSLVNQADKLFLYKYVVRMVAHKYGKFATFMPKVLPNDNGSGMHTHFSIWKEGQNLFAGSEYAGLSELALYAIGGILKHGPALTAFTNPTINSYHRLVPGFEAPVRLAYSARNRSAAIRIPMYSASPKAKRIEIRFPDATCNPYLAFSAILMAAIDGIENRIHPGEPFDKDIYSLPPEELKDIPQLPGSLEESLKALENDYEFLLKGGVFTEELIETWISSKKKEIDELRFIPHPKEFELYFDI